The nucleotide sequence CGGCTTTATAGTATCCACCAGCGATCGACTGATGTGCTCCCAGTAAAGGCATGTTTCATTTCCAGTAAAGATTGATTCATTTCAGATTGTGTTCACAGAACTTCGCTCAATAAAATCAGTATAAACACTCCTGCCGGACCGCTCCAGTCTCAGACCGGAACACTCTCCTTTACCATCAATCGTTTCCACTCGAATCAACTGAAATTGATGGGAAAAGTTCTAACTCCTTATTACAATTGATAACGCGAAGTAAGCCCTCAGTTTTTTGTTCGATCAATGTGGGAACGAAGATGAAATTACTCTCTGTGCTCGCCCTGTTCTGTAGCCTCACCTTCTTTTTGAACTCTTTATCAGCAGCCGAACAACCAAATATCATTGTGTTACTGGCCGACGACCTCGGCTATGGCGAACTCGGCTGCCAGGGAAACCCACAAATCCCGACACCCCATATCGACTCACTTGCCAGTCATGGCATTCGTTTTACACAGGCTTATGTGACCGCGCCGAATTGCAGTCCTTCGCGCGCAGGGTTGTTAACAGGGAGAATCCCAACCCGGTTTGGTTATGAGTTCAATCCCATCGGTGCCCGCAATGAAGATTCAGGGACCGGACTCCCCCCTGATGAACAGACCATCGCAGAACGACTCCACGATCAGGGCTATACCACCTGCCTGATCGGAAAATGGCACCTGGGAGGCACAGCCGACTATCACCCCTTTCGACACGGCTTTGACGAATTTTTCGGCTTCATGCATGAAGGTCATTACTTTGTCCCCCCTCCTTACCATGGAGTCACTACCATGCTGCGCCGCAAAACGCTCCCCGGAAGACAAAAAGGACGCTGGATCAGTGAGAACCTGATCTATTCGACCCATATGGGATACGACGAACCTGACTACGACGCCAATAACCCCATAATTCGAGGCGGACAACCTGTGAATGAAACAGAATATCTGACCGATGCGTTCACACGGGAAGCGGTCAGTTTTATCAATCGCCATCAGGATAAACCTTTTTTTCTGTACCTCGCTTACAATGCCGTCCACAGCCCGCTGCAGGGAAAAAAGAAAGACATACAGCATTTCACACAGATCGAAGACATCCATCGACAGATCTTCGCAGCCATGCTCTCTTCCATGGATCAAAGTATCGGGAAGATTCTCAAACAGGTTCAGCAGTCAGGCCTGGATGAAAAAACACTCATCGTCTTCCTCAGCGACAACGGTGGTCCCACCCGCGAACTGACTTCCAGTAATCTCCCTCTGCGTGGTGAAAAAGGGAGCATGTATGAAGGGGGCTTACGCGTCCCGTTTCTGATGCGCTGGACAGGCACACTCGCGCCAAAACAGACTATTGATGTCCCTGTCAGCAGTCTGGATATTTTCCCAACCTCCGTGGCACTTGCCGGTGCCTCCCTCCCTCAGAATTTGGATGGCCGCAACTTACTTCCCCTCCTGCTGCAACAGAAAACGGAGTTACCAGTCGCTGATTTTTTCTGGCGACAGGGACGCAAAGCCGCACTCCGCAGCGGTGACTGGAAAATCGTCCAGATGCGGGGAACACGCGAGAAACCAGTCTGGGAGCTTTACAACCTCGCCAATGATAAGAGCGAAACGATTGATCTCGCTACAGAACAGTCTGAGAAGCGAATGGAATTACAAACGCGCTGGAACGAACTGAATGCCCAGATGAAGCCAGCTCTTTTCTAAGCGTCTTCTCAAAATCAATAAATGGTCTCCGACTTCCTCTTTTGAGCCTCTTTCGTTTCCCCCGCTGCAGTAAAAGTTAATGCCAGACCAGGGACTATAAAAAGCAGGAGATAAAATCGGAGCGTGGCTTTGATGCAATGCATTTTTTTTGATCCTTGTGTCAAAATACCTGCTTGATCAGCGAAAATGACACTTCAGTTCTACTGATCCACAGTCTGAAGTTCAGGACGACTCCCCTTCGACGTTATGATTTGATTCAAACGCTGCTTCAGACGCTCGGTCACTTCAGGATACTCTGCTGCGACATCTGTCTGTTCTGCGGGATCATCTTCCAGATGGAACAGTTGAAACTGGGGCACGATCGTGTTTTCCAGCTGTTGTTCAACCACTACATTTCTCGCGGTCTTTTTGTCATAACGATGCAGTTTCCAGTCTCCAGCTCGTAACGCATAGGTTCCGTTGTTTCCGTTATTCTGCTGCACGAGTTCTGTTCGCCCCGGGGAGTCTGCTTTACCCAACAGGGCCTCTAGAATATTAAAACTATCCCGACAACTCTCGGAGGAAATTTTTTGGTCCGCCAATGCAGCCAGACTCGCAGGTAAATCAATCGTGGAGACCATCTGATCGCTCACGCCCGGTTTAATGTGGCCCTTCCAGCGGGTAATGAACGGCGTGCGTGTCCCCCCTTCATAGACGCTGTACTTGCCACCGGAATAAGGTCCTGCTGCGCGATGAGTGCCGATCTTTTCGATCGCTCCATCTTTATATCCATCATCGAGAACCGGTCCATTGTCGGAACAGAACACAACCAGCGTGTTTTCGGACAGCTGCAATCGATCCAGCGTTTTCATTAATTCACCCACGCACCAGTCAAGCTGTATGATGGAATCGCCGCGAAAACCAAGTCGCGTCTTTCCCTGAAAACGTTCATGAGGCATCCGTGGAACATGAATGTCGTGCGATGCAAAAAACAGAAAGAATGGGTGGTCCTGGTTCTGTTCGATAAACTCGACTGATTTCTCAACCCATTTGTCAGCCAGATCTTCGTCGCGAAAACGGGACGCATGACCTCCGGTATAATAACCTATACGACTGATGCCGTTATGAATGGTCGAATTATGCCCGTGCGACCAGTCCATCTTCAGAGACTCTCGATGCGTCAGCCCGGTCGGATGATCGGCGTTCGGTTTTTTGCTCCCCACCCATAAGGGATCAGCAGGATCAAGGTTGAGTACTCGATGATCTTTGACATAGACCTGAGGCACCCGATCATTGGTCGTCGGCAACAAAAAGCAGGTATCAAAACCGATTTCCAGTGGCCCCGGTTTCAATTGACCATTCCAGTCAGGACCATTGGCATTCCCCAGTCCCAGGTGCCATTTACCGATCACGGCAGTTGTATAACCAGCACGTTTGAGAATGGATGCGACCGTTTCCGTTCCCGGCTTAATAATGGCAGGCGCATTGGGAGGCGCGATCCCTGTCCGTTCCCCACGAAAAGCATAGGTTCCTGTGAGAAAGGAGTAGCGTGTGGGAGTACAGGTCGAAGCAGAACAGTAACCACTGGTAAACCGCAGCCCCTCAGTCGCCAGACGATCAATGTGAGGCGTTGAAAGTGCGGTGGCACCATAACAGGAAACATCACCAAACCCCAGGTCATCCGCCATGATTACAATGATATTCGGTTTCGCAGCAGAGAGTTCTGTAGCGACCAGGGTTAACAGCACAGTCAGAATCAAAGCGAGTCGCAGCATTTCTATTCCCTCTGATATGTCGTTTCGGAAGATGCTCGTAGTGTGATTAAAATCGAAACTACAATATACCAGTAGAAATCGAAGTCTGCGAGGCTGTCTGGATCACAACTTGCGTCCGACATACATCAGCTTGCCATAGCCAATTATCTGTTGCTCTTGCTGAAATATGTTGTTCAACAGGCTGAGTATTTCGACAGGCTGACTTAACCATCGTTCATAGGTGGTTCTTTCCTGCTCAGTCATGATGGCAAACGCATCCAGTTTAGCCCAGAGTTTTCTGAAGAGACGGATTTCACTGACTGTGTGCACGAATTTCAAAAAGGGAGTCTGCCAGGGCTCTACAATGACAACGCGGCCGCCTGGACGAAGAACACGATGCATCTCCTGCAAGGTTTTTTTCAGATCATCTGGAAGTACGGATAGATGATGCAGCCCTCCCTGCACGATCAACACATCGCGACTGCCGTCTTCAAATTTCAAATCCCTGCAATCAGCAACATATAGTTGAGCCGTTCCCTGATACTGCTGCAATAAACAGGGAGACAAGTCGACTCCTGCCAGTGAATGAAATCCCAACTTCTCCAGAGCATTCAATCCTGTTCCCTGACCGCAAAACAGTTCAACGACTTTCAGGTTTTTCTCCCACTGGGCTACCCCCATGTAGTGCAGTCTCTTCAGAAATTTGTTGAGTTCCTGTTGGGGAGTCTCAAAACGTCGGTAAGCGGCTTCCCAGATTTCATCGCAACATTCACTGCCGGGATGCCAGTACTCAATCTGCGAGGTGTTTAGGTTCTGTTGCGTCTGCATAGTTCTCTTATCTGCCTGAAAATCAGATTCAAAGCGATTGGGGGTGGACTGTTCCGGTACCAGTCCCGAAATGTAAACTTGAAAGTTTAAATTGCACTGCAATTTACTTCATGGTAACAGCCTGCTAAATCACTTCATTACCCGGGAATCTGGTTCTACAACATACAGGTCATTTTCCAGACTCGATTCACCGA is from Gimesia maris and encodes:
- a CDS encoding sulfatase → MKLLSVLALFCSLTFFLNSLSAAEQPNIIVLLADDLGYGELGCQGNPQIPTPHIDSLASHGIRFTQAYVTAPNCSPSRAGLLTGRIPTRFGYEFNPIGARNEDSGTGLPPDEQTIAERLHDQGYTTCLIGKWHLGGTADYHPFRHGFDEFFGFMHEGHYFVPPPYHGVTTMLRRKTLPGRQKGRWISENLIYSTHMGYDEPDYDANNPIIRGGQPVNETEYLTDAFTREAVSFINRHQDKPFFLYLAYNAVHSPLQGKKKDIQHFTQIEDIHRQIFAAMLSSMDQSIGKILKQVQQSGLDEKTLIVFLSDNGGPTRELTSSNLPLRGEKGSMYEGGLRVPFLMRWTGTLAPKQTIDVPVSSLDIFPTSVALAGASLPQNLDGRNLLPLLLQQKTELPVADFFWRQGRKAALRSGDWKIVQMRGTREKPVWELYNLANDKSETIDLATEQSEKRMELQTRWNELNAQMKPALF
- a CDS encoding sulfatase family protein; its protein translation is MLRLALILTVLLTLVATELSAAKPNIIVIMADDLGFGDVSCYGATALSTPHIDRLATEGLRFTSGYCSASTCTPTRYSFLTGTYAFRGERTGIAPPNAPAIIKPGTETVASILKRAGYTTAVIGKWHLGLGNANGPDWNGQLKPGPLEIGFDTCFLLPTTNDRVPQVYVKDHRVLNLDPADPLWVGSKKPNADHPTGLTHRESLKMDWSHGHNSTIHNGISRIGYYTGGHASRFRDEDLADKWVEKSVEFIEQNQDHPFFLFFASHDIHVPRMPHERFQGKTRLGFRGDSIIQLDWCVGELMKTLDRLQLSENTLVVFCSDNGPVLDDGYKDGAIEKIGTHRAAGPYSGGKYSVYEGGTRTPFITRWKGHIKPGVSDQMVSTIDLPASLAALADQKISSESCRDSFNILEALLGKADSPGRTELVQQNNGNNGTYALRAGDWKLHRYDKKTARNVVVEQQLENTIVPQFQLFHLEDDPAEQTDVAAEYPEVTERLKQRLNQIITSKGSRPELQTVDQ
- a CDS encoding class I SAM-dependent methyltransferase, encoding MQTQQNLNTSQIEYWHPGSECCDEIWEAAYRRFETPQQELNKFLKRLHYMGVAQWEKNLKVVELFCGQGTGLNALEKLGFHSLAGVDLSPCLLQQYQGTAQLYVADCRDLKFEDGSRDVLIVQGGLHHLSVLPDDLKKTLQEMHRVLRPGGRVVIVEPWQTPFLKFVHTVSEIRLFRKLWAKLDAFAIMTEQERTTYERWLSQPVEILSLLNNIFQQEQQIIGYGKLMYVGRKL